The Pseudanabaena galeata CCNP1313 genome includes a region encoding these proteins:
- a CDS encoding type II toxin-antitoxin system ParD family antitoxin, whose product MPITLQPEQEQFIQTQLATGRYTNATEVIAEALQLLEKRNHYDHWVEELRNKIDIAVAECDRGEGVDGETAINQLRARSHVFRLN is encoded by the coding sequence ATGCCTATCACCCTCCAACCCGAACAAGAGCAATTCATTCAAACCCAACTTGCTACAGGACGCTACACCAACGCCACTGAAGTAATCGCCGAAGCATTGCAACTTCTAGAAAAACGTAACCATTACGATCACTGGGTCGAAGAACTCCGCAATAAAATCGACATCGCCGTCGCAGAATGCGATCGCGGAGAAGGCGTTGATGGCGAAACAGCAATTAATCAGCTAAGAGCTAGAAGCCATGTTTTCAGATTAAACTAG